A DNA window from Flavisolibacter ginsenosidimutans contains the following coding sequences:
- a CDS encoding DUF3341 domain-containing protein, translating into MPVKKFVVACFDDEATLFPAVKSVRKTGYKIHDVYTPMPIHGLDAAMGLRDTSLHTAGFIYAIAGTTTAFSFITWTLTYDWPLNIGGKPFFSLPAWIPIMFELTVLFSAVGMVLTFCYLCQMAPFVKKDHFHLRATDDLFVMAIECTDKTNDQEASDFLKNLGAVEVSTQYKETGWWIGRYDKETKIFGKPVEPAIAQS; encoded by the coding sequence ATGCCAGTAAAAAAATTTGTGGTTGCTTGTTTTGATGATGAGGCAACGTTGTTCCCGGCGGTAAAAAGTGTGCGCAAAACAGGCTATAAGATTCACGACGTATATACGCCGATGCCGATACACGGTTTGGATGCGGCCATGGGCCTACGCGACACGAGCTTACATACGGCGGGTTTTATCTATGCCATTGCAGGCACAACAACAGCTTTCAGCTTTATCACCTGGACGCTTACTTATGACTGGCCACTGAACATCGGCGGCAAACCTTTCTTCTCTCTTCCGGCATGGATACCCATTATGTTCGAGTTGACGGTTTTGTTTTCGGCCGTGGGCATGGTGCTTACGTTCTGCTACCTGTGTCAAATGGCGCCGTTTGTGAAAAAAGACCATTTTCACCTTCGCGCTACCGACGATCTTTTTGTGATGGCCATTGAGTGTACTGATAAAACGAACGACCAGGAAGCATCGGATTTCTTAAAAAATCTCGGCGCCGTAGAAGTAAGTACGCAATACAAAGAAACCGGCTGGTGGATTGGCCGCTATGATAAAGAGACAAAAATATTTGGCAAACCCGTTGAACCAGCCATTGCCCAATCTTAA
- a CDS encoding c-type cytochrome: MKKIVIAALGFSFSLGLVSCGGAKGDDPGHSYMPDMYYSRAYEAYGYNDVGGERDSLAARGISYNALLVPGTVARGDLLPYHLTSDSAGLKAADALKNPTDSSSKKEAIMKEAERLYLVNCGICHGPALDGNGPLYKGGDGPYPAAPRPLNGDYAKNLSDGSIYYTITFGKNAMGSYASQLRPEQRWMVINYIRSKQGGAASDSTAKGTAITAQASMGSAATTDSTKKAKP; the protein is encoded by the coding sequence ATGAAAAAAATAGTTATAGCTGCTCTTGGTTTTTCCTTTAGCCTTGGCCTTGTGAGCTGTGGCGGCGCAAAGGGCGATGATCCGGGACATTCTTATATGCCCGACATGTATTATAGCCGTGCTTACGAAGCCTATGGTTACAACGATGTGGGTGGTGAACGCGACAGTCTCGCTGCAAGAGGCATTAGTTACAATGCTCTGCTGGTCCCCGGAACGGTGGCTCGCGGCGATCTCTTACCTTATCATTTAACAAGCGATTCGGCTGGTTTAAAAGCGGCCGACGCCCTGAAGAACCCAACAGACAGCTCTTCAAAAAAAGAGGCCATCATGAAAGAAGCCGAGCGGCTCTACCTCGTGAATTGCGGCATTTGTCACGGTCCGGCGTTGGACGGCAACGGACCTTTGTATAAAGGTGGTGACGGACCGTATCCGGCGGCTCCACGACCTCTGAACGGAGACTATGCAAAAAATCTCAGCGACGGAAGTATTTATTATACGATCACCTTTGGTAAAAACGCAATGGGAAGCTACGCTTCTCAGTTAAGGCCAGAGCAACGCTGGATGGTGATCAATTACATCCGCAGCAAACAAGGCGGAGCAGCAAGTGATAGCACGGCAAAAGGTACGGCAATAACTGCACAAGCCTCAATGGGTTCCGCAGCAACAACAGACTCTACCAAGAAGGCAAAACCATAA
- a CDS encoding quinol:cytochrome C oxidoreductase: MTLREQFVIPKKYNTLSLAFMAVGVLSIIILFITHGTSSDEHVAARFWASILQNSVYFLLVTNAAMFFICATTLAWGGWQMSFRRVSEAISTCVPVIGVIALAILLALIFGSNHVIYHWASPDAVHDPAIEHKSGFLNKGFFAVWTVITIAGWWLLGKKMRQLSRSIDDRPLTIAEGKKYIWNNTVWAAVYTVFFALTVLSSIPWLWLMSIDAHWYSTMYSWYTFASVFVAAIALITLFVVYLKNNGYLELTTKEHLHDLGKFIFAFSIFWTYLWFAQFMLIWYANIPEETIYFKPRLQGPYRAIFWLNLIINFLAPLLLLMKRAPKRNYGTITMMSVLILFGHWLDFYQMVMPTAVMNPETKQTYVPNMLADLGIALGFVGLIMFVTVRSLAKHPLVAKNHPFLKESIVHHT; the protein is encoded by the coding sequence ATGACACTGAGAGAACAATTTGTTATACCCAAAAAATACAACACCTTGTCGCTGGCATTTATGGCGGTTGGCGTGTTGTCCATCATTATTCTATTCATCACGCACGGCACCAGCAGCGATGAACACGTGGCCGCACGCTTTTGGGCTTCCATCTTGCAAAACAGCGTTTACTTTTTGTTGGTGACCAATGCAGCAATGTTCTTCATTTGTGCCACAACGTTGGCCTGGGGAGGCTGGCAAATGTCTTTTCGAAGGGTATCCGAAGCCATTTCAACCTGCGTACCGGTTATTGGCGTTATCGCACTCGCCATTTTGCTTGCGCTGATTTTTGGAAGCAACCACGTTATTTACCATTGGGCCAGCCCCGATGCCGTGCACGATCCTGCCATAGAACACAAATCAGGCTTTTTAAATAAAGGATTTTTTGCCGTGTGGACCGTAATCACGATTGCAGGCTGGTGGCTGCTCGGCAAAAAAATGCGGCAGCTTTCGCGCAGCATTGACGACCGTCCTTTGACAATTGCAGAAGGGAAAAAATACATTTGGAACAATACGGTTTGGGCCGCGGTTTACACGGTTTTCTTTGCGCTTACCGTTCTTTCTTCTATTCCGTGGCTTTGGCTCATGAGCATTGATGCGCACTGGTATTCTACCATGTATAGCTGGTACACTTTCGCTTCTGTTTTTGTGGCGGCTATAGCTCTCATCACTCTTTTTGTGGTGTACTTGAAAAATAATGGTTACCTGGAGCTGACAACGAAAGAACATCTGCACGATTTGGGAAAATTCATTTTTGCGTTTTCCATTTTCTGGACCTATTTGTGGTTTGCTCAGTTTATGCTGATCTGGTATGCCAACATTCCGGAAGAAACAATTTATTTCAAACCAAGATTGCAAGGGCCGTATCGGGCAATCTTCTGGTTAAATCTGATCATTAACTTCTTGGCTCCTTTGTTACTGTTAATGAAGAGGGCGCCAAAGCGGAATTACGGAACCATTACCATGATGTCGGTATTAATCCTGTTTGGTCACTGGCTCGATTTCTATCAAATGGTAATGCCAACGGCGGTAATGAACCCGGAAACAAAACAGACGTACGTGCCCAACATGCTGGCCGATTTGGGAATTGCATTAGGGTTTGTTGGGTTGATTATGTTTGTAACGGTCCGTTCGCTTGCAAAGCATCCGCTCGTTGCAAAAAACCATCCGTTCCTGAAAGAAAGCATTGTACACCATACCTAA
- a CDS encoding cytochrome c oxidase subunit II, which yields MSSIWIIVAFILGFLIVFQIAKASEYVAILHGEEKTRRDSNRVNGFMLLIFLVAGLFGVWYCNHALKDRILGEAASNHGEKVDTMLYITLAITAVVFVITQIALFWFAYKYQEKEGRKAFYYPHNNKLELIWTVIPAITLTVLIGFGLYYWYAITGEAPKNAQIVEVTGSQFKWEFRYPGADGQLGKKYYREISANNPLGQIWTDPANHDDVVGSQEMHLVVNKPVKLIIGSKDVIHDVGLVHFRMKMDAVPGQPTTMWFTPKFTTREMKQKYGDDFEYEISCDQMCGRGHFSMRGTVVVESQAEFNIWLKKQKSQYATVMEAEKGAPAAPAADSAKNKTTALNAVPVKSIQ from the coding sequence ATGTCATCTATCTGGATAATCGTTGCGTTTATTTTGGGTTTTCTGATCGTGTTTCAGATTGCCAAGGCAAGTGAATACGTAGCCATTTTACACGGTGAGGAAAAAACACGACGCGATTCGAACCGTGTAAACGGTTTTATGCTGCTGATTTTTTTAGTGGCGGGATTGTTTGGTGTGTGGTACTGCAATCACGCCCTGAAAGACAGAATCCTTGGTGAAGCCGCTTCTAACCATGGCGAAAAAGTGGACACAATGCTGTACATCACGCTGGCTATTACGGCTGTGGTTTTCGTGATTACGCAAATCGCCTTGTTTTGGTTTGCTTATAAATACCAGGAAAAAGAAGGACGTAAAGCATTTTATTATCCGCACAACAATAAACTCGAATTGATCTGGACGGTTATTCCGGCAATTACCTTAACGGTGCTCATCGGTTTTGGTCTATACTATTGGTATGCAATTACGGGAGAAGCACCCAAAAACGCACAAATAGTAGAAGTAACGGGCAGCCAGTTTAAATGGGAATTCCGTTATCCGGGTGCCGACGGACAATTGGGGAAAAAATATTACCGGGAAATCAGCGCAAATAATCCACTAGGGCAAATATGGACAGACCCGGCAAACCATGATGACGTGGTGGGCAGTCAGGAAATGCACCTTGTGGTGAACAAGCCAGTAAAGCTTATCATCGGTTCTAAAGACGTCATTCACGACGTTGGGCTTGTGCATTTCCGCATGAAGATGGACGCCGTACCGGGACAACCAACGACAATGTGGTTCACGCCAAAATTTACCACAAGGGAAATGAAGCAGAAATACGGCGACGATTTTGAATACGAAATTTCTTGCGACCAGATGTGCGGACGCGGCCACTTTAGCATGAGGGGAACGGTTGTGGTGGAATCGCAGGCAGAATTTAACATCTGGTTGAAAAAGCAAAAATCGCAATACGCAACCGTAATGGAAGCAGAGAAAGGAGCGCCGGCCGCACCCGCCGCTGATAGCGCTAAAAACAAAACCACTGCCCTGAACGCAGTACCGGTAAAATCAATTCAATAA